In Drosophila subpulchrella strain 33 F10 #4 breed RU33 chromosome X, RU_Dsub_v1.1 Primary Assembly, whole genome shotgun sequence, the DNA window GATTAGGAAAATTAAGTAAGGTCAAATCCATTCCCAGTTAAGATTCGCAACTCATAAGTTTTCCTGAAAGAGCAATTTAACTTGAGGTTAAAACAACATGACATTCTGTAATCTGCCTTGAAACAGTTTTTAAATAAGGAATACATAACGATAAAAGGatgatttattaaaaaaattgaagAGATATGGATAGAAATAGAAACTTTCATGGCCATTCCATCTGTTATTATAAGCACTTACTgccaaaaaaaacattttaccTTAACATCACTATAATCTATAATGTCTAATGTCGTTAACAATGTATTCATTACCTGGAACGCTTGAATAACAGATCCCTATATCCTGTTTTCAATACAACTCGATCGTTAATTTAAAGGTCTCTTATAATACATGAGACAATACTTAAAAAAGGGAGGTTAAACGCCACTTAGTTTAGGTTTCCTGTGACTTAAGGCACCACAGAATCCTACTCACAGATCTCATTCACCGCATCCCATGTCCACCCATCACAAGCACCCACCCACaagaacacacacacactatcCACACCCGATTGTACGACTTGGACCCACTGACAACTTTCAATTGAATGCCCCCCTGCACCCTAACCCATTGCAGATACAGAAGAATAGGCAGCTGATGGAGCAGCTGGACAAGGAGTGCGAGTCCATCAACGTTGAGGATGTGGTCGCCAAGCCGGCGGCGGGCAACTCCTCCGAACCTGCTCAGCCACGGATCTCTGCTCGCTGGTTGCCGGACGAGATCCAGGTGGCTCTGCTGGCGCTACGCGAGTACGGCAAAAACTTTCCTGTAAGTAGGATAAATCTAAGTCATCACCCACCACGCAGCTGAATATCAACTAATCACTTTTTAACCATTGCAGATGATTGCCAAGCTGGTGACCACCAAGACGGAGGCTCATGTGCGTACCTTCTTTGTGAACAATCGGCGCCGTTACAATCTTGACCAGATCGTCAAGGAGTACGAGGCTGGAAAGTCTGAGGAGTCGGGTCCGGAGAACGAGCAGAACGAACCGGCTGCCGacggagcaggagcagcagcagtggCTGCTTCAGCGACCGCATCAGCACCCAGTGCTGCTGACTCCGCTGCCGCATTGAGTGCGACGGCCGCCAGGAAGCAGTCCACCGAGGCCAGTAACAACGGAACCGTCGTCGTCGATCCCAGCCAGGAGTCGTTGCCCAAGCAGGAGGACCACAAGAAGGCGGTGCTGGGGACGACGGCTGCGCTCAAGAGTGGTGGTGGCGACGCCACAGATACTCCGCCCATTGTGGCATCCAGCGGCAGCTCCAGCACAGCCTCTGGCGGCACCGTTGCTGCCGGTCCCACCGCCGGCAACAAGTCCACAAGCAGTGCTACGATCACCATCACGGACGAGTCCGACGCGGCCACGAACTCGAGCAGCGATGTGGTCACCACTGGACCGGCCGGAGCCACCGGTTCGTCGTCTCTGTCCAGCGCAAGCTCTGTGCCCGCATCCAAATCCCAAGCCAGCAGCGAGGAGCTGCCGTCGGCTCTGAAGTCCAATCCTGCGAGCGCTGCCGTGGCATCGGGAGCTACTACTGCGGCGAGTGCCAGCCCAGCCGCCAATCCCTCAAGCAAGCGGGACAGCACCGCAATGGTAGGTGCTGCTCAGAGTGGCTCCGATGGACTCTCTTATTAACCTTTTTCCCCACTCCTTCCCATCCACAGGCCACTGCCGAGCAGCCACCGGCCAAGAAGGTCGCGCTGAGCGGCGGCACCGGCGGTGCAGAGTTCCTGGGCAAGTGAGGAGGCGGATGTGTTCACTCCCGATATATATACAcgcataaatatatataccgGTACATAGAATAGCTTGGTGTTGATGGGCAGCCGCCAGGAAGATGTGTAAGCGCGACCCGCTGGGAATACACTTCCAAGAGTGGTGCAGTCTGCCggattcctttttttttttcaaatgtcTATAAATCCTGGGACGCATTTACTATGAAACAGCATCACGGCTTAAACTAGGCTCTTAGAAATTAGTTTGTTTCTATTTCGGGTAATATTGAAGCGACTAATGTTACCCCTGAACCGAGGATCGTATAAACATAAATACTTTAAACACAGAAGCACGCAATCTTTGACTCTGAAGCTTGGAAAACGGGCGAAAACCAGCGGGGGACGGTGGGATACTTCATCTCCCACAACAGCTGCACAGGTcagagtttttttttaatgggtTCATCGGGTAGATACTTTCCTATGCCGGGGTCGGGGCTTCGAAGACCACACAAAACTTACGATTAGTGCACACAGCAGTGAAGAAAGTTAGTGCCGATTTTGTATGTAACATTATGATAATGAGTTATGCACGTGTAAATTATTAACTTTACTGTCGATTTTTTTTTCGTGAAATAATTTAGCATATAGCAGAGTCCTTGGGATCCACCCACAAACAATCTGGAAAATCACCCATCCGGCCTCACCACTTCAGCAACGAGTTTCTGTTAGGCTAATTAACTATTATGTAACTAAACACAGCTGGCGACAAATGTATACAGCCAGCGCTATTCGTCTAAGCAAAACCGACTATGTAACACGAAGAACATGCGGTCAGGCCAGGTTAGGTCTATCTTACTAAATCCTAGGATCTTAAGTATCTGCTGGGCTCTGAGACTCGATTTCCCTGTTCTTAGTGAAAGTGGTCTGAGTAGTATGTACATCTCGGATTCGGTCTGGAGAAGTCGGTGTCCAATGAGTTGTTAATAAtaaacataaacataaatacaaaacattttgtttgtcaTAAGGGTTTTCTATGATCTAATATAATATTCGTAATGTTTGGAGACCTCTTTGGCTATCATATGTTTTTAACTGTATTGtgactttaaatttaaatactcCCTTAGTATAGAACACTTCCGTTCCCAAATTGAAGAGGAAGAAAGCTTAAAGGAAATATGATTTAATTGGGTCAGTAACCGGATAACTCAATGCTGAGGGGAGGATTGGCGGTACTGGTGCTGCGACGGGCTGGAGATCATGCAGCGCTCAAGGAAGGGCACGCAAGTGACCAGGTAGGCCAGGCGGTTCACCCAGCCGGGGATCTTCCGGCCGCAGACGATGTGGACCAGGCTGTTGGAGAAGTGGTTGCAGTTCTTGCTGGTCAGGTGGTAGCTGTTCCCGGTGAACTGGAGGCCCAGCTGGTCGACGATCCGCTGCACGTCCGCGCTGCTGAAGTGTGTGTAGCCCAGCAGGATGCTCTCCCGGAACCGGAAGTGCTCGCCCAGCTCGGCCTGCCCGTTGCAGGGCTGGATCTCGAAGATGCCCGACATGGGGAACTCGTGGCCCCCAAAGCCGTACTCGCGGCCATAGAGCTGGACGCCCGAGTGGAAGAAGCCCACGCCCAGCGCCATGGTGTAGTGGTTCGTATCGACGAGGTCGTAGACGTTGAGCACCACCGGCTCCCTGGGCAGGATCTCGTCgcagcagctgctgctgctcctcctgctcctcctgccGCCGCCCAGGCAGGGAATACTCCTCAGCCGGTTGAAAAACATTCTCATCCAGCAGAAGAGAACAACTCAAGAACCAGAACTTGGGCTCCCACACTCCTTATGGGACTCTTTGATCGACAGCAGATTCGTAAAGACTTCGAATTTATTTACATCAACCATAGAAGGTGATACACAAAAGGCTGACATTTTACACCTTGCTGCCGATGGAGAATTTGAAAATTATACCCAAAAAAACTAGGTGTTTTAGCAATCATTTTGCGAAGAAAGGTCGGAATagggaatgtcatacctcgttgagctcgtaattaaattcccaatcgatttGCATTCAAACccggaaactttaatttttgaccgattttcgcaaaaatagacggTGTTACCCCTTatcaaaaatgtgaaatttagtcaaaaaataaatttcccggaATGTGATGGGGATCGGAAGCCTAGGTTGTTAGctgttcaaaacagtcggtctttaaGCTGTGCgcctcgttttgaccaagttacgactGAAAAACTGCAAAAATTATGGTGTTTTTGTCCAAAATCCTTCTACCTATTTTTTCACCCAAACAAACTAGGTTTTTTGGCAATCATTTTGCGAAATAAAGTCGGAAAtgggaatgtcatacctctttgagctcgtaattaaattcccaatcgattggcattcaaacccggaaacttaaatttttgaccgattttcgcaaaaatagacgatgttaccccttatcaaaaatgtgaaatttagtcaaaaaataaatttcccggaATGTGATGGGGATCGGAAGCCTAGGTTGTTAGctgttcaaaacagtcggtctttaaGCTGTGCgcctcgttttgaccaagttacgactGAAAAACTGGAAAAAAGAATGGTATTTTTGACTGAAATCCTTCCACCTATTTTTTCACCCAAACAAACTAGGTTTTTTGGCCATCATTATGCAAAATAAGATCGGAGTAGGGAatgccatacctcgttgaTCTCTTAATTAAattgccaatcgattggcattcaaatccgaaaactttaatttttgaccgattttcgcaaaaatagacgatgttaccccttatgaaaaatgtgaaatttagtcaaaaaataaatttcccggaATGTGATGGGGATCGGAAGCCTAGGATGTTAGctgttcaaaacagtcggtctttcaGCTGTGCgcctcgttttgaccaagttacgactGAAAAACTGGAAAAAAGAATGGTATTTTTGACTGAAATCCTTCCACCTATTTTTTCACCCAAACTAGGTTTTTTGGCCATCATTATGCAAAATAAGATCGGAATAGGGAatgccatacctcgttgaTCTCTTAATTAAattgccaatcgattggcattcaaatccgaaaactttaatttttgaccgattttcgcaaaaatagacgatgttaccccttatgaaaaatgtgaaatttagtcaaaaaataaatttcccggaATGTGATGGGGATCGGAAGCCTAGGATGTTAGctgttcaaaacagtcggtctttcaGCTGTGCgcctcgttttgaccaagttacgactGAAAAACTGGAAAAAAGAATGGTATTTTTGACTGAAATCCTTCCACCTATTTTTTCACCCAAACAAACTAGGTTTTTTGGCCATCATTATGCAAAATAAGATCGGAATTGGGAGtgccatacctcgttgagctcgtaattaaattcccaatcgattggcattcaaacccggaaactttaatttttgaccgattttcgcaaaaatagacgatgttaccccttaagaaaaagtgaaatttagtcaaaaaataaatttaccgGAATATGATCGGGATCGGAAGCCTAGGTTGTTAGCTGTTCAAAACAGTCAATCTTTTAGCTGTGCgcctcgttttgaccaagttacgactGAAAAACTGCGAAAAATAATGGTATTTTGGTCTGAATTCTTCTATCTATTTTTTGACCCAAACAAACTAGGTTTTTTGGCAATCATTTTGCGAAATAAAGTCGGAATgtggaatgtcatacctcgttgagctcgtaattaaattcccaatcgattggcattcaagcccggaaactttaatttttgaccgattttcgcaaaaatagacgatgttaccccttatcaaaaatgtgaaatttagtcaaaaaataaatttcccgaaATGTGTTGGGGATCGGAAGCCTAGGTTGTTAGctgttcaaaacagtcggtctttaaGCTGTGCgcctcgttttgaccaagttacgactGAAAAACTGCAAAAATTATGGTGTTTTTGTCCAAAATCCTTCTACCTATTTTTTCACCCAAACAAACTAGGTTTTTTGGCAATCATTTTGCGAAATAAAGTCGGAACTGGAATTATGTAGGGCCCACGATCAAGAAATTTCATTTCAGACCTCATTGaaatttcaataaaagaaATCAAAAATCCAAAATACCTTATTTGCTCGACTTTCAAATTGTCGAATTGCTAGATTTCGTTTTTTCAAACACCAGGCGAACATAAACGTTTAGCAGGTGGAGAAACGATGTTGGATGATATGTTAAATCGAAGGTAATTAGAGATGCCCTCGTGGCTGCTTCCGTTCCTTATATCGTGACAAGCCCGTGACAAGGTCGTGACAAGATCGTGACAAGCTCGTATAAGCTTGTGACAAGCTTGTGACATGGCCATGGTTGCTCATCTCTGGTCTGGGCTTGGCTCCCAACTAACGGATCCTTCCCATGCAGATCAATTCCTATTGGTCAGTAAGGGGAGGGGAAATATGCAAAGGGCGGCCATCTTGAAAATAAACAGCTGTTTAAGTCTACTTTTGGCTACCAGCTGTCACTTGCTATATTTTCTGTTTGCCTGGTGTCTGATACCCATAAATCAGCACTTTGACTGAAATATGTTACGAATCCTTTCAATTTGTTGAAGTAAACTAGcagttttttaatttcgaaCACCAGGCGAACAGGAAAATTCGTAGGTGGCCAACGATTAGTTTTTAAGGCCTCACTAGAGGTGTGCCACTTCAAAATATGTAAGGCCTTTTGCTGACGACCAAGCGAAAGCTCACCTCTAGTCGGCTTGCACTAAACTAACGGTTCTCTTCCAGTAGGAATATGTTAAAGCCCAGCAGCCACTTGCTACGGATTATGTTGGCCTGGTGCCAAAGATCAAGAAATAAGCCGTGAAACTCTGAAGTGCAGATCAATTTTGtcaagaaaattattttaagttcCTGAACGCTCAGATGTAGGCAATGAAAAAATCGGTAGTCTCTTATATTCTACACTACCGTACAAATAAATTGTTTAGAATATGAAAATAAGATGGcaaagaaaaattattttaaaaagtattacATTTCACCATTGGgtttatttaaattacatCAACATTTCCGTATGCACCTGCTttcgattttaaaataaataaacaataatgcATTGgtgaaatttgtttttaatatttttattatttccatTCTTGCTGTGTCTGGCATAATTTGTTAAACATGCGTCTTGTAGTTTTCGTTTGGCTTCTTGTTTTTtcgtatttaaatatatataggtGATGTATTTTATTGGtttcagtttgttttgttttttgtttcgtttagtattattattaaatataactcGTTAATGCATTGCTTAGCTAAAAAAAATCATCTTACAATTAGTTCGACACACCTTGAATTAGTTAGAAGGTTTTTAGTGTTATTCGTTTGGGATTGGCTTGGTTTCCTGTGCACTTTGGGTCTATGAATGGGGTCAGATGGAGGGATTTGGGTGGAGGAGCTATAAGTACGTCGTATGTTTGAGTAAGCTATGTTTAATGAATAGTGAGCAGGCAATAAAGAGTCGGTAGAAGCAACCAAAGAGTTGCATGCTTGGGAGACTGGAACTAGGAGTAGATCCGATCAGATCATATCATATCAGACCAGACTGGGGCTAAGCAACCTGACTTACATGCTATCGCTAGTACATATTttagtgtatttatttaaatttatatatatacgcACGATTTGTgcttttaatttactttttataATGCCACGATAAAATCTCAATACACAATTTGCTTAGATACTATGACTAGTTGCCTATTACAATACCATCCACTCGCATTTGTTTACCTCCGACTCTGGCACTACCCCAATATGTTTGCCCCTCTTATTCGATTTGGATCTCGTttgtccaaaaaaaaatgtaaaaaaaatatgtgtaGAAAAAAACAGAATAATATCAACAAGTCTTATCAGTAAACCCCGCCCAGACATTGAACGATTTCGCTCCGGAACTCAAAACGATCTGCTACGATCTGCACACATCCTGGGGCTGGAAACTAATGACTGGTATATATactatgtacatatatacacgATATATGCATAGGATATAGACAGAGAAATATTTTGTGGATGTTACAGGGCGTTACGCTTGACGCACTACCTCTTAAAACACCGCACCTTAAAGGCCAATTAAGGTGCGATCTTTTAAAAGAAGTCGTCAAAGGTTTTTGATTATGTCTGGTATTGCAGCATTGGGGCTGACAGGTTGGGATGATGCGAGGAGTTCATCCGCAGGGCGGACAGACTCTTGTTGTACCACTCGTCCTCCGGGGACATGCCTGCAAAGGAAAGGAAAGCGATTATTATATAGAGCAATTATGGTGTATATATAAAGCAATCCAATCGACACTACGCATCCACAACCACTTGAAATCTATTTATTAAAGTTTCTTTAATATGTATATCAAGCTATCCAGTCGACAGTAAGAATCAGTGCACAGCCAAATCCTCACAAATTAAAGTATTATAATTTCTTATCTAtaatatctatatatctataaaACTATCCACTCAAATCTTAGAGTCAATGCACAGCCATTTGCCACACAGCCACTGCTTGAATGACACTATTATGGCTTCTTATCTATACATATGAAGCTATCCAATCGAAACTAAGAATCAACGCCTAGCCAAATCCTCGCAAGTTACAATATTATAGTTTCCCTATAAATGTACATGTGTACCTCTGGATTCTTCTAGACGCCTTGCATTTCCGTGCTGCGGAAATTCCCAGCTAATGACCACCTAAAGTCACACACACGACTGACTTGGAAGAACGATTTCTTATCCTGCCGGAAATTCATTTCACTATTTCTTATGGAATTTGGCCAAGACCTACTACGACTCCTCCCTAACATCCGGCAGGTCACCTCCAAAAAGTAGCCTCCCCACCCTCTTGATTTGGCGAGCACTTGATTTGTTTACGCCTGATTACGAGAACCGCCTGGCTTTGGGCTTAGTAACCCAATATGCGAAGGCGCCTCCCCCGATAAACAACCTCGGACTCCAGACGCTTGCAGCGGAAATTTACTTAGGGACTAGGGATTCGATTTGGAACTTGGGGATTTGGGGGACA includes these proteins:
- the LOC119556095 gene encoding REST corepressor isoform X2, producing the protein MVLAERNTTDVVRNGRRSRGPSPNTHTTGGGGVTNSTNSLVGSGGGGGGGGGGNSGNSGNTGANEKTTTAVPGAGTPESSDDDNSTKRNGKSKAKQSEYEEKIRVGRDYQAVCPPLVPEVERRPEQMNERALLVWSPTKEIPDLKLEEYISVAKEKYGYNGEQALGMLFWHKHDLERAVMDLANFTPFPDEWTIEDKVLFEQAFQFHGKSFHRIRQMLPDKSIASLVKYYYSWKKTRHRSSAMDRQEKTIKAVVKDGSENGSEVGSNEESDNDDKIQKNRQLMEQLDKECESINVEDVVAKPAAGNSSEPAQPRISARWLPDEIQVALLALREYGKNFPMIAKLVTTKTEAHVRTFFVNNRRRYNLDQIVKEYEAGKSEESGPENEQNEPAADGAGAAAVAASATASAPSAADSAAALSATAARKQSTEASNNGTVVVDPSQESLPKQEDHKKAVLGTTAALKSGGGDATDTPPIVASSGSSSTASGGTVAAGPTAGNKSTSSATITITDESDAATNSSSDVVTTGPAGATGSSSLSSASSVPASKSQASSEELPSALKSNPASAAVASGATTAASASPAANPSSKRDSTAMATAEQPPAKKVALSGGTGGAEFLGK
- the LOC119556108 gene encoding deubiquitinase DESI2 encodes the protein MRMFFNRLRSIPCLGGGRRSRRSSSSCCDEILPREPVVLNVYDLVDTNHYTMALGVGFFHSGVQLYGREYGFGGHEFPMSGIFEIQPCNGQAELGEHFRFRESILLGYTHFSSADVQRIVDQLGLQFTGNSYHLTSKNCNHFSNSLVHIVCGRKIPGWVNRLAYLVTCVPFLERCMISSPSQHQYRQSSPQH